The following coding sequences are from one Triticum aestivum cultivar Chinese Spring chromosome 5A, IWGSC CS RefSeq v2.1, whole genome shotgun sequence window:
- the LOC123101406 gene encoding uncharacterized protein At4g26485-like produces MAVTWNDGAALTKWLKHYSSAQDILIVGDGDFSFSLALATAFGSGANLVATSLDSYADLNIKYSDATSNVTKLEAMGATVLHGVDVKDMNLHANLQLRWFDRIVFNFPHAGFNGREDKVDVIQSHKELVRSIFATARHMLRRHGEIHVTHKTKHPYSMWGIEQLASQSSLAMVEQAAFQIQDYPGYNQKRGSSWRCDQDFAIGDCCTFKFCLEWWASDDDRFF; encoded by the exons ATGGCCGTGACGTGGAACGATGGGGCGGCGTTAACCAAGTGGCTGAAGCACTACTCTTCGGCGCAGGACATCCTGATCGTCGGCGACGGGGACTTCTCCTTCTCGCTGGCTCTCGCCACCGCCTTCGGCTCCGGCGCGAACCTCGTCGCCACGTCCCTCGACTCCTACG CGGACCTGAACATCAAGTACAGCGACGCGACATCCAATGTGACGAAGCTTGAGGCGATGGGCGCCACGGTGCTGCACGGCGTCGACGTGAAAGATATGAATCTCCACGCCAATCTGCAGCTGAGATGGTTCGACCGGATCGTCTTCAACTTCCCTCACGCCGGGTTCAATGGACGCGAGGACAAAGTGGATGTGATCCA GTCGCACAAGGAGCTGGTGAGGAGCATCTTCGCCACCGCACGGCACATGCTCCGGCGTCACGGCGAGATCCACGTCACCCACAAGACCAAGCACCCCTACTCGATGTGGGGTATCGAGCAGCTGGCCTCCCAGTCCTCGCTCGCCATGGTCGAGCAAGCTGCCTTTCAGATACAAGACTACCCAGGTTATAACCAGAAGAGAGGGTCGAGCTGGAGGTGCGACCAAGACTTCGCTATAGGTGATTGCTGCACCTTCAAGTTCTGCCTCGAATGGTGGGCGTCGGATGATGATCGCTTTTTTTAG